A window from Acipenser ruthenus chromosome 36, fAciRut3.2 maternal haplotype, whole genome shotgun sequence encodes these proteins:
- the LOC117965558 gene encoding tumor necrosis factor ligand superfamily member 9-like — translation MTSINPESLQKHPHSRGLEKCLVGSVIILFITVAAACVCFFIVIQGMQLEREQKKDLAFGQNCAHLLGNTVLLKNVTMEWSSSKGMGQAFVGDQFSYDNDLHMLNTKAQGVFYLYLQMNVRCTGPRCKAAGRVTITVFNSDDGDRSVALECAIDIPTDSSTKPISKNCVSLVSVLEGNKIYAHLTFSGERDTDWQLDNTDFGIFLV, via the exons atgacttcGATTAACCCAGAAAGCTTGCAGAAACATCCTCACAGCAGAGGGCTGGAGAAATGCCTTGTGGGATCTGTAATTATACTTTTCATCACGGTCGCTGCTGCGTGTGTCTGCTTCTTTATCGTAATACAAGGGATGCAACTCGAGAGGGAGCAAAAGAAGGACCTTGCCTTTGGACAG aACTGTGCCCATCTTCTGGGAAATACTG tgctGCTCAAGAACGTGACAATGGAATGGTCAAGCAGCAAAGGAATGGGCCAAGCTTTTGTGGGGGACCAGTTCAGCTACGACAATGACTTACACATGCTGAACACCAAAGCGCAAGGCGTGTTCTACTTGTACCTGCAGATGAACGTCAGGTGCACCGGCCCCCGGTGCAAGGCTGCAGGCAGGGTCACCATCACAGTCTTCAATTCGGATGACGGAGATCGCAGCGTGGCACTGGAGTGCGCGATAGACATACCCACAGACAGCAGCACGAAGCCTATTTCCAAGAACTGTGTCAGTCTGGTGAGCGTGCTGGAAGGGAACAAGATCTACGCCCACTTGACCTTCTCGGGGGAACGTGACACAGACTGGCAGCTAGACAACACTGATTTCGGGATCTTCCTGGTGTAG